The following are encoded together in the Lactuca sativa cultivar Salinas chromosome 1, Lsat_Salinas_v11, whole genome shotgun sequence genome:
- the LOC111896257 gene encoding arogenate dehydratase/prephenate dehydratase 1, chloroplastic — MALKAVPICVSFSELGLCDFVQNKKRIPLFSSYRVNVAKLRKWECLGLKLAEPDRAQTHVEGEKTLSPSDLGSNSTDGGIEETQITESSGFHKDLNSLPKPLSATDLVSSGNDGSKVRVAYQGLPGAYSEAAALKAYPKCETVPCDQFESVFKAVELWLVDKAVLPIENSVGGSIHRNYDLLLRHRLHIVGEVQLIVNHCLLGMPGVRKEELKRVLSHPQALDQCEIALNKLGVVRVNAEDTALAAQIVASEGIRDTGAVASSRAAEIYGLDILAQTIQDDLDNITRFLILAREPIIPGFDKPHKTSIVFTLEEGPGVLFKALAVFALREINLSKIESRPQRKRPLRIVDDSNKGSATYFDYLFYIDFEASMAEPRAQYALGHLQEFARFIRVLGCYPMDTAL, encoded by the exons ATGGCTTTAAAGGCTGTACCAATCTGTGTTTCGTTTTCTGAATTGGGTCTCTGTGATTTCGTTCAAAACAAGAAAAGAATTCCCCTTTTTAGTTCTTATAGGGTTAATGTTGCAAAATTGAGGAAATGGGAGTGTTTGGGTTTGAAACTGGCCGAACCCGATAGGGCACAAACACATGTTGAAGGTGAGAAGACTTTGAGTCCATCTGATTTAGGTTCGAATTCAACAGATGGGGGAATTGAAGAGACCCAGATCACGGAATCCTCAGGATTTCATAAAGATTTGAATTCTTTGCCAA AACCTTTATCGGCCACAGATCTTGTCTCTTCTGGTAACGATGGGTCAAAAGTACGAGTTGCTTATCAg GGTTTGCCGGGTGCATACAGTGAGGCTGCTGCTCTTAAAGCCTACCCAAAATGTGAAACAGTCCCATGTGACCAATTTGAATCCGTattcaag gCAGTTGAGTTATGGTTGGTGGATAAAGCAGTGCTCCCAATTGAGAATTCTGTAGGGGGAAGTATTCATAGAAATTACGATTTACTCCTTCGTCATCGGCTTCATATTGTTGGTGAAGTGCAGTTGATTGTTAATCATTGCCTCTTGGGTATGCCTGGAGTAAGAAAGGAGGAATTAAAGCGTGTTTTAAGCCACCCACAG GCACTTGATCAATGTGAGATTGCACTTAACAAGTTAGGCGTTGTGAGAGTTAATGCAGAAGATACTGCTCTTGCAGCTCAG attgtaGCCTCAGAAGGCATACGAGACACTGGAGCAGTTGCAAGTTCTCGAGCTGCAGAAATTTATGGGCTTGATATTCTAGCACAAACAATCCAG GATGATTTAGATAACATAACTCGTTTTCTAATACTAGCAAGAGAACCTATAATCCCAGGATTTGACAAGCCCCATAAG ACGAGCATTGTGTTTACATTAGAAGAAGGCCCAGGGGTCTTGTTCAAGGCTTtagctgtgtttgctctaagggagatcaacttatcaaaa ATTGAAAGCAGGCCTCAAAGGAAGCGTCCACTTAGGATTGTTGATGATAGCAACAAAGGGAGTGCAAC GTACTTTGATTATCTATTTTATATTGACTTTGAAGCTTCAATGGCTGAGCCTCGTGCCCAATATGCTCTTGGACATCTACAG GAATTTGCAAGGTTTATTCGTGTTCTTGGGTGCTACCCAATGGATACAGCTCTATAG